The DNA sequence ATGAGGGATAGTTTTAACTATTTTAATTCTTGTTATTTTCTTTAGAACAATAACATTATTTTTTACGTTACCACAATTAAAACTTCAAGCGAATATGCAAAAATCTCAAATTAAAATTTCAGAAATTAGAGCTAAGTATGAAGGAAGAAAAGATTTAAGTAGCAAGCAACAAATGCAAGCGGAAATAATGTCTTTTTACAAAAAAAATAACATCAAACCAATGGCGTTAATCACTTCTTCTTTGATAACATTGCCGTTCTTTTTTGCTGTTTATAGATCATTTAGTGCATTAAGAGTGATTAAAGAGGCGCACATTGGGAATATAATTGATTTTAATACAACAATTTTACCATCAATTTTTTCAGCACACGAATGACAATATTTAATAATTGCCGTCTTTTTAATAGCTTCACAAGTTCTTTCATTTAAGTTACAAGCAATATTAAATCGCGAGAAAACAAAAAAAATGGATGAAAAAACAAGGAAACAATATAAAAAACAAAACTTAATTCAAAATATTATGATGGTTGTAATTATAATTTTTATTCTTAATATTCAGGTTTCCCTAGCTTTTTATATGTTTTTTTCATCAATTTTTACAGCATGTCAAACTTATGGATTACACATTTATCAAAAACGCAGAAAAGATTTAAGATTAAAATAATTTATGTTAGAAAAAATAATATCTCTTTCTAGTGCTCCATTTAAAGGTGCTATTGCTATTATAAGAATGAGTGGAGATGATTGTATAAATACTTTTCAATATTTCTTTTCTAATAAAGAAAAATTAGAACACGGAAGATTTTATTATGGGAAAATTATAAACAATCAAGAAATTGTTGACGAAGTTATTGCTCTAATTTATAAAAAACCTAATTCATTCACTGGTGAAGAAATGGTTGAAATTAATTGTCACGGAAGTTTGTATGTTGTTGATCAAATAATTTCGTTATTTATACAAAATGGATTTAGGCAAGCAAATAAAGGCGAGTTCACACTACGAGCATTTTTAAATAATAAAATAAATTTAATTCAAGCTGAATCAATTAATGATCTTGTTAATAGCAGAAATGAAATTTCAAGGAAAATTTCTATAAATAATTTAGTTAACAGAGCTGATAATAAAATAAAAATAATTAAAGAAAAAATTTTAAATTTAATAACTGATATAGAAGTGAAAATTGATTACCCAGAATATTATGACATTATTGAAAAACTACACGAGGAATTGAAAAATAATTTATTAATTATAATTAAAGAATTGCAAGTAATAGAATCAAAATCTATTTTATCT is a window from the Mycoplasma sp. (ex Biomphalaria glabrata) genome containing:
- the yidC gene encoding membrane protein insertase YidC, yielding MKKTTTNSPLINLINQYNSGVGAKPNKWKNIFTWCKRIVFLFLMTFTLWGCVQLMFDNSIMTTNQIGSGFEIITSPQDAYNHHNTDGNNGELAFNPISNWSQAWSHGPFYGLFVWPVATLAIELIKIFGGGEAWWGIVLTILILVIFFRTITLFFTLPQLKLQANMQKSQIKISEIRAKYEGRKDLSSKQQMQAEIMSFYKKNNIKPMALITSSLITLPFFFAVYRSFSALRVIKEAHIGNIIDFNTTILPSIFSAHEWQYLIIAVFLIASQVLSFKLQAILNREKTKKMDEKTRKQYKKQNLIQNIMMVVIIIFILNIQVSLAFYMFFSSIFTACQTYGLHIYQKRRKDLRLK
- the mnmE gene encoding tRNA uridine-5-carboxymethylaminomethyl(34) synthesis GTPase MnmE yields the protein MLEKIISLSSAPFKGAIAIIRMSGDDCINTFQYFFSNKEKLEHGRFYYGKIINNQEIVDEVIALIYKKPNSFTGEEMVEINCHGSLYVVDQIISLFIQNGFRQANKGEFTLRAFLNNKINLIQAESINDLVNSRNEISRKISINNLVNRADNKIKIIKEKILNLITDIEVKIDYPEYYDIIEKLHEELKNNLLIIIKELQVIESKSILSQPLLNGIKTAIIGKPNVGKSSLLNCLIKEDKAIVSHIPGTTRDYVEGEVLINDILLKIIDTAGIRKTKNLLEKQGIERSIKIAQHADIVIFLIDSELEKISSEEKK